One segment of Streptomyces sp. YIM 121038 DNA contains the following:
- a CDS encoding XRE family transcriptional regulator, producing the protein MPRWKALPDDLDPQVREFASQLRRLVDNSGLSIAAVADRTGYSKTSWERYLNGRLLAPKGAVVALAEVTGTPAVHLVTLWELAERAWSRSEMRHDMTMQAIRISQARAALGELGTPDPPKGKSGSGKARGGVGAVTGVAGPAGVSPTVPPRQESARYGARTAAQPGAGAGPAVSSASSVPSVPSVSSGPSAPSVPSASASSAAFPAPSASASSPSSAPSSYEASATPPTAAASAHASAATSYGGGARGVTTVPAGPDGKSPDGQRRKRKLTMFLAGVVGALVVIGAAAFLTGVGRGDKDDGKAKPSPTPTTATADLPAGVECSGAACAGKDPENMGCGGEFARTTARVTVGTKTLVEVRYSKTCGAAWARITQAKPGDKVQIKGADAGAAGRQSGTVAGAADVDAYTPMVAVKSGTQAKACATLASGERACTQ; encoded by the coding sequence GACCTCGACCCACAGGTCAGGGAGTTCGCGAGCCAGCTGCGCAGACTCGTCGACAACAGCGGGCTCAGCATCGCCGCGGTGGCGGACAGGACCGGCTACAGCAAGACGTCCTGGGAGCGCTATCTGAACGGGCGGCTGCTCGCCCCCAAGGGCGCCGTCGTCGCGCTCGCCGAAGTCACCGGCACGCCCGCCGTGCACCTCGTCACGCTGTGGGAGCTCGCGGAGCGCGCCTGGAGCCGTTCCGAGATGCGGCACGACATGACGATGCAGGCCATCCGCATCTCCCAGGCCCGCGCGGCCCTCGGCGAACTCGGCACGCCCGACCCGCCCAAGGGCAAGAGCGGCTCCGGCAAGGCCCGGGGCGGCGTCGGGGCGGTCACCGGTGTGGCGGGCCCCGCCGGGGTGTCCCCGACGGTGCCGCCGCGCCAGGAGAGCGCGCGGTACGGGGCCCGGACGGCGGCGCAGCCCGGGGCGGGTGCGGGCCCTGCTGTGTCGTCGGCGTCCTCTGTGCCCTCAGTGCCCTCTGTGTCCTCTGGGCCTTCCGCGCCGTCCGTGCCTTCCGCTTCCGCGTCTTCCGCCGCGTTCCCCGCCCCCTCCGCGTCCGCCTCGTCGCCGTCCTCCGCCCCGTCCTCGTACGAGGCGTCGGCGACACCGCCCACCGCGGCGGCCTCCGCGCACGCCTCGGCCGCGACGTCGTACGGCGGCGGGGCGCGGGGCGTGACCACGGTCCCCGCGGGCCCCGACGGGAAGTCGCCCGACGGGCAGCGGCGCAAGCGGAAGCTGACGATGTTCCTCGCGGGCGTCGTCGGCGCGCTCGTCGTCATAGGGGCGGCCGCGTTCCTCACCGGCGTCGGCAGGGGCGACAAGGACGACGGCAAGGCCAAGCCGTCCCCCACCCCCACCACGGCCACGGCGGACCTGCCCGCCGGGGTCGAGTGCAGCGGGGCCGCGTGCGCGGGCAAGGACCCCGAGAACATGGGCTGCGGCGGCGAGTTCGCCCGGACGACGGCCCGGGTGACCGTCGGCACGAAGACCCTCGTCGAGGTGCGCTACAGCAAGACCTGCGGGGCCGCGTGGGCGCGGATCACCCAGGCGAAGCCCGGGGACAAGGTGCAGATCAAGGGGGCGGACGCGGGGGCCGCGGGGCGGCAGAGCGGGACGGTGGCCGGGGCCGCGGACGTCGACGCGTACACGCCCATGGTGGCGGTCAAGTCGGGTACGCAGGCCAAGGCCTGCGCGACGCTGGCTTCGGGGGAGCGGGCCTGCACGCAGTAG
- a CDS encoding ATP-binding protein: MTRTYGTSHDGPAPEPLGGMTLCPVPESVGHARRWFRKFTAPHQLTCSVDDCLLMVSELVTNAILYGKADEPWHVRIHWYRVGQALRVEVHNPGCPAHVRLRAPEATEAHGRGLLLIDGLADEWWAGPSRHGGTLVAFVMHRAFKPG; encoded by the coding sequence ATGACGCGCACCTACGGCACCTCCCACGACGGCCCCGCCCCCGAGCCCCTCGGCGGCATGACCCTCTGCCCCGTCCCGGAGTCGGTGGGCCACGCACGCCGCTGGTTCCGCAAGTTCACCGCCCCACACCAGCTCACGTGCTCTGTGGACGACTGCTTGCTCATGGTCTCGGAGCTGGTCACCAACGCCATCCTCTACGGGAAGGCCGACGAACCCTGGCACGTACGCATCCACTGGTACCGCGTGGGCCAAGCCCTGCGCGTCGAGGTGCACAATCCTGGCTGCCCCGCGCACGTCCGCCTGCGCGCACCCGAAGCCACCGAAGCCCACGGCCGGGGACTCCTCCTCATCGACGGGCTCGCCGACGAGTGGTGGGCCGGTCCGAGCCGGCACGGCGGGACACTCGTCGCGTTCGTCATGCACCGCGCCTTCAAGCCCGGCTAA
- a CDS encoding GntR family transcriptional regulator — MPEIAEALPKYLQIAQYLRDRILRGDLQPGDEVPSERQLAADWNVSRPTSARALEALRHQGLVEKRQGSGTYVRDQQVHRRARERYGRARQTGRIYGPGEYAVIACAGYADAPDHVAEALELGKDRRAIQRRRVTNSGERPVEVSTSWFPAELGGRAPELLEPERIRQGTVLYVEEATGRRGSYGEDRVCARLADPAEAAELRLELPAAVLVVHHVVYDLQDRPLEFAEAVYPPGRWAFEQGYPLG, encoded by the coding sequence GTGCCCGAGATCGCTGAAGCTCTGCCCAAGTACCTGCAGATCGCGCAGTACCTCCGCGATCGGATCCTGCGCGGTGATCTGCAGCCCGGTGACGAGGTGCCCTCCGAGCGCCAGTTGGCCGCCGACTGGAATGTCTCCCGGCCGACGTCGGCCCGCGCGCTGGAGGCGCTGCGGCATCAAGGGCTGGTCGAGAAGCGGCAGGGCTCGGGCACGTACGTACGTGATCAGCAGGTGCACCGGCGCGCCCGCGAGCGGTACGGGCGGGCCCGGCAGACCGGACGGATCTACGGTCCGGGCGAGTACGCGGTCATCGCCTGCGCCGGGTACGCCGACGCGCCGGACCACGTGGCCGAAGCCCTCGAACTGGGCAAGGACCGCCGGGCGATCCAGCGGCGCAGAGTGACCAACTCCGGTGAGCGGCCCGTCGAGGTGTCCACGTCGTGGTTCCCGGCCGAGCTGGGGGGCCGCGCGCCCGAACTCCTGGAGCCCGAGCGGATCCGCCAGGGCACGGTCCTGTACGTCGAGGAGGCGACCGGTCGTCGTGGCAGCTACGGCGAGGACCGGGTCTGCGCCCGGCTGGCCGACCCGGCGGAGGCAGCCGAGCTGAGGCTCGAACTGCCCGCAGCCGTCCTCGTCGTGCATCACGTCGTGTACGACCTCCAGGACCGGCCGCTGGAGTTCGCCGAGGCCGTCTATCCGCCAGGGCGCTGGGCGTTCGAGCAGGGTTACCCGTTGGGGTGA
- a CDS encoding DUF1152 domain-containing protein, whose amino-acid sequence MKRLIVAAGGGGDAVAAAMLHAALYATDDEPALVLTYSWDRLIIDPVPGPRAPSDFTGLRQLAPHVRAVPGAATLKPPYGATLPRLAAELPHTFALIDPYAGAEGIARQLDELTIHFTPQTIDLLDVGGDILAHGDEPTLRSPLADALTLAACARARAAARIRLLVAGPGLDGELPADVLRPRLGPLISTFTPEHTQAITSVLTWHPSEATALLAATALGARGLCEVRDAGLPVPLTAEGPAIHQVDLAAAFSGNRLARAIADTTTLDGAEERCRAVCGSSEIDYERTKARRLSRQQPGRAVPHDLLARIKAFEQAALTRRATHTTVRRLAEALGLTGAALQHLAQLNAPRASHLPATVWKLQRR is encoded by the coding sequence GTGAAGCGACTCATCGTGGCGGCTGGAGGCGGCGGCGACGCGGTGGCGGCAGCGATGCTCCACGCCGCCCTGTACGCAACCGACGACGAACCGGCGCTGGTCCTCACCTACTCCTGGGACCGCCTGATCATCGACCCGGTTCCGGGCCCCCGTGCGCCGTCCGACTTCACTGGCCTGCGCCAACTCGCCCCGCACGTCCGGGCGGTCCCCGGCGCCGCGACCCTGAAGCCGCCGTACGGGGCCACCCTTCCGCGCCTGGCCGCCGAACTCCCGCACACCTTCGCCCTCATCGACCCCTACGCCGGAGCGGAAGGCATCGCCCGCCAACTCGACGAACTCACCATCCACTTCACCCCGCAGACCATCGACCTCCTGGACGTCGGCGGCGACATCCTGGCCCACGGTGACGAACCCACCCTGCGCAGCCCCCTGGCCGACGCCCTCACCCTCGCCGCCTGCGCCCGCGCCCGGGCAGCCGCCCGCATCCGCCTCCTGGTCGCGGGCCCGGGCCTGGACGGCGAACTCCCCGCAGATGTCCTTCGCCCCCGCCTCGGCCCCCTGATCTCAACCTTCACCCCCGAGCACACGCAAGCCATCACCTCGGTCCTCACCTGGCACCCCTCCGAAGCAACAGCGCTCCTCGCCGCCACGGCACTGGGCGCCCGGGGCCTGTGCGAGGTCCGCGACGCCGGACTCCCCGTCCCCCTCACCGCCGAAGGCCCCGCCATCCACCAAGTCGACCTGGCAGCCGCGTTCTCCGGCAACCGCCTCGCCCGGGCCATCGCCGACACGACCACCCTCGACGGGGCGGAGGAGCGCTGCCGCGCCGTCTGCGGCAGCTCCGAGATCGACTACGAACGAACCAAGGCGCGACGCCTGAGCCGGCAACAGCCAGGCCGCGCCGTCCCGCACGACCTACTGGCTCGGATCAAGGCCTTCGAACAAGCCGCCCTCACCCGACGGGCCACACACACAACCGTCCGCCGCCTCGCCGAGGCGCTGGGCCTCACCGGTGCGGCGCTCCAGCACCTCGCCCAACTCAACGCCCCGCGCGCCAGCCACCTCCCTGCGACTGTGTGGAAGCTTCAACGCAGGTGA
- a CDS encoding malate dehydrogenase: protein MTRTPVNVTVTGAAGQIGYALLFRIASGHLLGADVPVNLRLLEITPALKAAEGTAMELDDCAFPLLNSIEISDDPNVAFDGANVALLVGARPRTKGMERGDLLEANGGIFKPQGKAINDHAADDIKVLVVGNPANTNALIAQAAAPDVPAERFTAMTRLDHNRAISQLAKKTGAAVSDIKRLTIWGNHSATQYPDIFHAEIAGKNAAEAVGDEQWLADTFIPTVAKRGAAIIEARGASSAASAANAAIDHVHTWVNGTAAGDWTSMGIPSDGSYGVPEGIISSFPVTTKDGKYEIVQGLEINEFSRARIDASVQELAEEREAVRALGLI from the coding sequence ATGACCCGCACTCCCGTGAATGTCACCGTCACCGGCGCGGCCGGCCAGATCGGCTACGCGCTGCTGTTCCGCATCGCGTCCGGCCACCTGCTCGGCGCGGACGTGCCGGTCAACCTGCGCCTGCTGGAGATCACTCCGGCCCTGAAGGCCGCCGAGGGCACCGCGATGGAGCTCGACGACTGCGCCTTCCCGCTGCTGAACTCGATCGAGATCAGCGACGACCCGAACGTGGCCTTCGACGGTGCCAACGTCGCCCTGCTCGTCGGCGCCCGCCCGCGCACGAAGGGCATGGAGCGCGGTGACCTCCTGGAGGCCAACGGCGGCATCTTCAAGCCGCAGGGCAAGGCCATCAACGACCACGCCGCGGACGACATCAAGGTCCTCGTCGTGGGCAACCCGGCCAACACCAACGCGCTCATCGCGCAGGCCGCCGCCCCGGACGTCCCGGCGGAGCGCTTCACCGCGATGACCCGTCTGGACCACAACCGCGCGATCTCGCAGCTCGCCAAGAAGACCGGCGCGGCCGTCTCCGACATCAAGCGCCTCACCATCTGGGGCAACCACTCGGCGACCCAGTACCCGGACATCTTCCACGCGGAGATCGCGGGCAAGAACGCCGCCGAGGCCGTGGGCGACGAGCAGTGGCTGGCCGACACCTTCATCCCGACCGTCGCCAAGCGCGGCGCCGCGATCATCGAGGCCCGCGGCGCGTCCTCGGCCGCCTCGGCCGCGAACGCCGCGATCGACCACGTCCACACCTGGGTGAACGGCACCGCCGCCGGTGACTGGACCTCCATGGGCATTCCGTCCGACGGCTCGTACGGCGTTCCGGAGGGGATCATCTCCTCCTTCCCCGTCACCACCAAGGACGGCAAGTACGAGATCGTCCAGGGCCTGGAGATCAACGAGTTCTCCCGCGCCCGCATCGACGCCTCCGTCCAGGAGCTGGCGGAGGAGCGCGAGGCGGTCCGCGCCCTCGGCCTGATCTGA
- a CDS encoding MFS transporter: MPSPALSEAPAEAAPTPRPTHLKTTTLVVLCACVLVAQSMVAAINLLLPQLTSSSLRPDASELLWTVDAYTIVFAGLLIPAGALGDRYGRKGALLTGLGLFGAGATASALATTPALLIAGRGASGAGAALIMPATLSILMRVATPREKPRVLASWALSAGLGGLAGNVGGGLIGAHLSWRALFWVMLPLGALLALAVARTTPRTPVAQEAPALDPLGTLLLIGGLVAVLFGIIESPLYGWTSARILSAFAVGAALIGAFAGHALRSRAPLFDPRVFRSPRLRAAALGTAASFFGLFSLFFVNSQYLQYVKGYGAARAGFAIVPLTVGMVLVPRLAARWSTAPRPVVGGGLFLIGAGLLATSTADASTPYALYACWLLVISAGTGLCMPALTLGVVASLPPHQAGLGSGLSTSSREIGAALGVAVTGTVLAHHGGDFAGGMEAALRVVGVAVVVAAAVVTPGIGRTRD; the protein is encoded by the coding sequence TTGCCTTCCCCTGCCCTCAGCGAAGCGCCGGCCGAGGCAGCGCCGACGCCGCGTCCGACCCACCTCAAGACCACCACCCTCGTCGTCCTGTGCGCCTGCGTCCTCGTGGCCCAGAGCATGGTCGCGGCCATCAACCTGCTGCTCCCCCAGCTCACGTCGTCGTCGCTGCGGCCCGACGCGAGCGAACTGCTGTGGACCGTCGACGCCTACACGATCGTGTTCGCGGGCCTGCTGATCCCGGCGGGCGCGCTCGGCGACCGCTACGGCCGCAAGGGCGCGCTGCTCACCGGGCTCGGCCTGTTCGGCGCGGGCGCCACGGCGAGCGCGCTCGCCACCACGCCCGCCCTCCTCATCGCCGGGCGCGGCGCCTCCGGCGCCGGGGCCGCGCTGATCATGCCCGCGACCCTGTCGATCCTGATGCGCGTCGCGACACCGCGGGAGAAGCCCCGCGTGCTCGCCTCCTGGGCGCTCTCGGCGGGCCTCGGCGGCCTCGCGGGCAACGTCGGCGGCGGCCTCATCGGTGCCCACCTCTCGTGGCGCGCCCTGTTCTGGGTCATGCTCCCGCTCGGCGCGCTCCTCGCCCTCGCGGTGGCCCGTACGACGCCGCGCACCCCCGTGGCCCAGGAGGCACCGGCCCTCGACCCGCTCGGCACGCTGCTGCTCATCGGCGGTCTCGTCGCGGTCCTCTTCGGCATCATCGAAAGCCCGCTGTACGGCTGGACGTCGGCCCGCATCCTGTCCGCCTTCGCGGTGGGCGCGGCCCTGATCGGCGCCTTCGCCGGGCATGCGCTGCGCTCGCGGGCGCCGCTGTTCGACCCGCGCGTCTTCCGCTCCCCGCGGCTGCGCGCCGCGGCCCTCGGCACGGCCGCCAGCTTCTTCGGCCTCTTCTCGCTCTTCTTCGTCAACTCCCAGTACCTGCAGTACGTGAAGGGGTACGGGGCCGCGCGGGCGGGCTTCGCCATCGTGCCGCTGACCGTCGGCATGGTGCTCGTCCCCCGGCTCGCGGCGCGCTGGTCCACCGCGCCGCGCCCCGTCGTCGGCGGGGGCCTGTTCCTCATCGGCGCGGGCCTGCTCGCCACGTCGACGGCCGACGCCTCGACCCCCTACGCCCTGTACGCCTGCTGGCTCCTCGTCATCTCGGCGGGCACCGGCCTGTGCATGCCCGCCCTGACCCTGGGCGTCGTCGCCTCCCTGCCCCCGCACCAGGCGGGCCTCGGCTCCGGCCTCAGCACGTCGTCGCGGGAGATCGGCGCGGCGCTCGGCGTGGCCGTCACGGGCACGGTCCTCGCCCACCACGGCGGCGACTTCGCCGGCGGCATGGAGGCCGCGCTGCGGGTGGTGGGCGTGGCCGTGGTCGTCGCCGCCGCGGTGGTCACCCCGGGCATCGGCCGTACGCGCGACTAG
- a CDS encoding LysR family transcriptional regulator — MPSRTDVDLNLLIALDALLDEGSVRGAARRLHLSEPAMSRTLGRVRKALGDPVLVRAGRNLVPTPYALAVRAEVGAVVERARAVFAGPGAQDLRTVERTLTIVGQDSLAATYAPALFARAAAEAPGVRLRFLPESHLDAPVLREGVADLEVGVIDTVAPEVRIEHFLEDTMKGLVRPGHPLLDGELTPERFAAADHLTVSRKGRMTGPLDTALAELGLQRRVVGNVGTYTASLFILLRTDLVGLITGWMRPLAEELGLVGFPIPLELPPLRLAMAWHPRHDADPAHAWLRGCVRELVRRD, encoded by the coding sequence GTGCCGTCCCGCACCGACGTCGACCTCAATCTGCTGATCGCCCTCGACGCGCTGCTCGACGAGGGCAGCGTGCGCGGCGCCGCCCGGCGGCTGCACCTGTCCGAGCCCGCGATGAGCCGTACGCTCGGCCGCGTCCGCAAGGCGCTCGGCGACCCGGTCCTGGTGCGGGCGGGCCGGAACCTGGTGCCCACGCCGTACGCGCTCGCGGTGCGGGCGGAGGTCGGCGCGGTGGTGGAGCGGGCCCGCGCGGTGTTCGCCGGACCCGGCGCCCAGGACCTGCGCACCGTCGAGCGGACGCTGACGATCGTGGGCCAGGACTCGCTGGCCGCGACCTACGCCCCGGCGCTCTTCGCCCGCGCCGCCGCCGAGGCGCCCGGGGTGCGGCTCCGCTTCCTGCCGGAGAGCCATCTGGACGCGCCCGTGCTGCGCGAGGGCGTCGCGGACCTGGAGGTCGGCGTCATCGACACGGTGGCGCCCGAGGTGCGGATCGAACACTTCCTGGAGGACACGATGAAGGGCCTGGTCAGGCCCGGACATCCGCTCCTCGACGGCGAGTTGACGCCCGAGAGGTTCGCCGCGGCGGACCATCTGACGGTGTCCCGCAAGGGCCGGATGACGGGCCCGCTGGACACGGCCCTCGCCGAACTGGGCCTTCAGCGACGGGTGGTCGGCAACGTGGGCACGTACACCGCGTCGCTGTTCATCCTGTTGCGCACGGACCTGGTGGGGCTCATCACCGGCTGGATGCGGCCGCTGGCCGAGGAGCTCGGTCTCGTCGGCTTCCCGATCCCCCTGGAGCTGCCGCCGCTGCGCCTCGCCATGGCCTGGCACCCGCGCCACGACGCCGACCCGGCCCACGCGTGGCTGCGCGGCTGCGTCCGCGAGCTGGTGCGCCGCGACTGA
- a CDS encoding helix-turn-helix transcriptional regulator yields MSEQVHNRLAVVRAERKVSRQSLAEAVGVHYQTIGYIERGQYNPSLDLALKIAKYFGLPVEALFSLEPFRPLTDELYGRDQ; encoded by the coding sequence ATGAGCGAGCAAGTCCACAACAGGTTGGCCGTGGTGCGCGCCGAGCGGAAGGTGTCGCGCCAGAGCCTGGCCGAGGCCGTGGGCGTCCACTACCAGACCATCGGCTACATCGAGCGCGGGCAGTACAACCCGAGCCTCGACCTCGCCCTGAAGATCGCGAAGTACTTCGGGCTGCCGGTCGAGGCGCTGTTCTCCTTGGAGCCTTTTCGCCCGCTCACGGACGAGCTGTACGGGAGGGACCAGTAA
- a CDS encoding aldehyde dehydrogenase family protein encodes MSAQQTIHVGGEWRAAANGATREILDPADAKPFALIAEGGAEDADAAIAAARRAFDEGPWPGTPVAERAALLRRVADLLVRDREEIGLLESRDAGKTLEEGRVDVDCVADAFRYFADLVIGEGAGRVVDAGSDDIHSVVVHEPIGVCSMITPWNYPLLQASWKIAPALAAGNTFVIKPSEITPLTTVALIELLVEAGLPEGVANIVTGPGHTVGARLADHPDVDLVSFTGGLVSGTKVAQAAALGVKKVALELGGKNPNVVFADACATDEGFDTAVDQALNAAFIHSGQVCSAGGRLIVEESVRERFVAELARRAEKIKLGRGTEDGVEVGPLVSKEQREKTEAYVASALAEGAALRCGGKRPEPGDTRPATGYFYEPTVLDRCHREMKVVREEVFGPVLTVETFRTEDEALALANDTEYGLAGAVWTTDSGRARRMARRMRHGTIWINDFHPYLPQAEWGGFGKSGVGRELGPAGLAEYREAKHVYENLAPAPVRWFKG; translated from the coding sequence GTGTCCGCACAACAGACCATCCACGTCGGCGGCGAATGGCGCGCGGCCGCGAACGGCGCAACGCGCGAGATCCTCGACCCGGCGGACGCCAAGCCCTTCGCCCTCATCGCCGAGGGCGGCGCCGAGGACGCGGACGCCGCGATCGCCGCCGCCCGCCGGGCCTTCGACGAGGGCCCCTGGCCGGGCACGCCCGTCGCCGAGCGCGCCGCGCTCCTGCGCCGCGTCGCCGACCTGCTGGTCCGCGACCGCGAGGAGATCGGGCTCCTGGAGAGCCGGGACGCGGGCAAGACCCTGGAGGAGGGCCGCGTCGACGTCGACTGCGTGGCCGACGCCTTCCGGTACTTCGCCGACCTCGTGATCGGCGAGGGCGCGGGCCGCGTCGTCGACGCCGGGTCCGACGACATCCACAGCGTCGTCGTGCACGAGCCCATCGGCGTCTGCTCGATGATCACGCCCTGGAACTACCCGCTGCTCCAGGCCAGCTGGAAGATCGCGCCCGCCCTCGCGGCCGGCAACACCTTCGTCATCAAGCCCAGCGAGATCACGCCCCTCACGACGGTCGCGCTCATCGAGCTGCTCGTCGAGGCCGGTCTCCCCGAGGGCGTCGCCAACATCGTCACCGGGCCCGGCCACACCGTCGGCGCCCGGCTCGCCGACCACCCCGACGTGGACCTGGTGTCCTTCACCGGCGGGCTCGTCTCCGGCACCAAGGTCGCCCAGGCCGCGGCCCTCGGCGTGAAGAAGGTCGCCCTCGAACTCGGCGGCAAGAACCCCAACGTCGTCTTCGCCGACGCCTGCGCCACCGACGAGGGCTTCGACACGGCCGTCGACCAGGCGCTCAACGCCGCGTTCATCCACAGCGGCCAGGTCTGCTCGGCGGGCGGCCGCCTCATCGTCGAGGAGTCCGTGCGCGAGCGCTTCGTGGCCGAACTCGCCCGCCGCGCCGAGAAGATCAAGCTGGGCCGCGGCACCGAGGACGGCGTCGAGGTCGGCCCGCTCGTCTCCAAGGAGCAGCGCGAGAAGACCGAGGCGTACGTGGCCTCCGCCCTCGCCGAGGGCGCCGCCCTTCGCTGCGGCGGCAAGCGCCCCGAGCCCGGCGACACCCGGCCCGCCACCGGGTACTTCTACGAGCCGACCGTGCTCGACCGGTGCCACCGCGAGATGAAGGTCGTGCGCGAGGAGGTCTTCGGCCCGGTCCTGACCGTGGAGACCTTCCGCACCGAGGACGAGGCCCTGGCCCTCGCCAACGACACCGAGTACGGCCTCGCGGGCGCCGTGTGGACCACCGACTCCGGCCGCGCCCGGCGCATGGCCCGGCGGATGCGCCACGGCACCATCTGGATCAACGACTTCCACCCCTACCTGCCGCAGGCGGAGTGGGGCGGCTTCGGCAAGAGCGGCGTCGGCCGCGAGCTGGGCCCGGCCGGACTCGCCGAGTACCGCGAGGCCAAGCACGTCTACGAGAACCTGGCGCCCGCGCCGGTCCGCTGGTTCAAGGGCTGA